One genomic window of Planctomycetia bacterium includes the following:
- a CDS encoding TIGR00300 family protein, protein MSRTQASNPETSVDRKTSHAVQSGSQAAVGGAAIEEIEVRGHIIDSLILPKILDLITSSGGSFRLKKITIGQARTDASYALVEVQAKSEAALQEILAVIADHGAVPTTLQDCRSVAADVAGAFPEGFYSTTNQRTEIRRDHHWQAVDLQEMDCGILLDRSTGQARCVAMTDVRLGDEIVCGHAGVRVLPEQREATDAHAFEFMNSSVSTEKPKGTAIRAIAQELVRTKRRGGKTLIVGGPAIVHTGSGEHLCRLIRAGYIDKLFAGNALATHDIEQSLFGTSLGVRLDEGHSVEAGHEHHLRAINRLRRIGGIRPAVEQGVLKSGIMYECVKHDVEFLLAGSIRDDGPLPDVITDTLVAQREMRERVRDVTFCLMIATTLHSVAVGNLLPAWVKVVCVDINPSTVIKLNDRGSFQTVGLVTDVEPFLRSLVQDVEELEQAERAS, encoded by the coding sequence ATGAGTCGAACCCAGGCGTCGAATCCCGAAACATCGGTTGATCGCAAGACTTCTCACGCCGTGCAGAGTGGTTCTCAAGCCGCTGTCGGCGGCGCGGCGATCGAAGAGATCGAGGTCCGTGGGCATATCATCGATAGTTTGATCCTGCCGAAGATCCTCGATTTGATTACGAGCTCCGGCGGTTCGTTTCGTCTGAAGAAGATCACGATCGGCCAGGCTCGCACCGACGCGAGCTATGCGCTCGTCGAGGTGCAAGCGAAATCGGAAGCGGCGCTGCAAGAGATCTTGGCCGTCATCGCCGACCATGGCGCCGTGCCGACGACGTTGCAAGATTGCCGCTCGGTCGCGGCCGATGTCGCAGGGGCCTTTCCCGAGGGCTTCTACAGCACGACGAACCAACGGACGGAGATTCGCCGCGACCATCATTGGCAAGCGGTCGATTTGCAGGAGATGGATTGCGGCATCTTGCTCGACCGGAGCACCGGCCAAGCGCGCTGCGTGGCGATGACTGATGTGCGCCTCGGCGATGAGATCGTGTGCGGCCATGCCGGAGTGCGCGTGTTGCCCGAGCAGCGCGAAGCGACCGATGCGCATGCATTCGAGTTTATGAACTCGAGCGTCTCGACGGAAAAGCCGAAAGGAACGGCCATTCGCGCGATCGCACAAGAGCTCGTACGCACCAAGCGCCGCGGCGGTAAGACGCTGATCGTCGGCGGGCCTGCGATCGTGCATACCGGCAGCGGTGAGCATCTTTGCCGTTTGATTCGAGCCGGCTATATCGACAAGCTTTTCGCCGGCAATGCGCTGGCGACGCACGATATCGAGCAGTCGCTGTTCGGCACGAGTCTCGGAGTGCGGCTCGATGAAGGGCATAGCGTGGAAGCAGGGCACGAACACCATCTGCGCGCGATCAATCGATTGCGGCGCATCGGCGGCATCCGGCCGGCGGTTGAGCAGGGAGTGTTGAAGTCGGGTATCATGTACGAATGCGTCAAGCACGACGTCGAGTTTCTGCTCGCCGGCAGCATTCGCGACGATGGACCGCTGCCGGACGTGATCACCGACACGCTCGTAGCCCAGCGCGAAATGCGCGAGCGGGTGCGCGACGTAACGTTCTGCTTGATGATCGCGACGACGCTGCATTCCGTGGCGGTAGGCAACCTGCTGCCCGCGTGGGTCAAAGTGGTTTGCGTCGATATCAACCCTTCGACCGTGATCAAGCTCAACGATCGGGGCTCGTTTCAGACGGTCGGGCTGGTGACCGACGTCGAGCCGTTCCTCCGTTCGCTGGTGCAAGATGTCGAAGAGCTCGAGCAGGCGGAGCGTGCCTCATGA